Proteins from a genomic interval of Ndongobacter massiliensis:
- a CDS encoding ATP-binding protein, translated as MKRYFKSIKQYIPWLFVILAVEGFTVVLLWLADIQVFKALFPLLLLFTLFLFAVLSYILMKKEKDKEKAFKEFLLNPNKNSEKILLDSYGLENKESILLLAETIYKKEKEIEKADSLLADYESYVELWAHEIKLPLSLLTLILDNQADSLSQDLSFKLDYIRNQVQSNISQILFYYRVKSEKKDYFFEELNVDICVNEILEDYAPLIHEKNLKITSQNLNHKIYTDRRGVEFIIGQVIANSLKYSGHNPCLDISIDTDRGKTRLTLKDNGQGVKECDLPYIFEKGFTGDSGGVRRKSTGMGLYLVKHLADDLSIEIEVSSIWQCGFTVSLFFQQ; from the coding sequence ATGAAACGATATTTTAAATCGATTAAGCAATATATTCCTTGGCTATTCGTGATATTAGCTGTAGAAGGATTTACCGTTGTTCTCCTCTGGTTAGCTGATATACAGGTGTTTAAAGCTTTATTTCCATTGCTGCTCCTATTCACTCTGTTTTTATTTGCCGTCCTATCCTATATCTTGATGAAAAAAGAAAAGGATAAAGAAAAAGCATTCAAAGAATTCTTGCTGAATCCGAACAAAAATAGCGAAAAAATTTTGCTTGATTCCTATGGACTAGAAAATAAAGAAAGCATTCTGTTGTTGGCTGAGACGATATACAAGAAAGAAAAAGAAATAGAAAAGGCTGATTCACTCTTGGCGGATTATGAGAGTTATGTTGAACTGTGGGCACATGAAATTAAGCTGCCCTTATCCTTGTTAACTCTAATCTTAGATAATCAGGCCGATTCCCTTTCGCAAGATCTTTCTTTTAAACTAGATTATATAAGAAATCAAGTTCAAAGTAATATTTCGCAGATTTTGTTCTACTACCGGGTTAAGAGCGAGAAAAAGGACTATTTCTTTGAGGAGCTGAATGTGGACATCTGCGTTAACGAGATTTTGGAGGATTATGCTCCCTTGATTCATGAAAAGAACTTAAAGATTACTTCTCAGAATTTAAATCATAAGATTTATACTGACCGCAGGGGGGTTGAATTTATTATCGGGCAAGTCATCGCAAATTCACTCAAGTATTCCGGTCACAACCCATGCCTGGATATTTCTATAGATACTGATAGGGGAAAAACAAGATTAACCCTAAAAGATAACGGTCAGGGTGTTAAAGAATGTGACTTGCCGTATATTTTCGAGAAAGGATTTACAGGAGACTCAGGTGGTGTTAGAAGAAAATCAACAGGGATGGGCTTATACCTGGTAAAGCACTTAGCAGACGATTTAAGTATAGAAATAGAGGTTTCTTCAATTTGGCAATGCGGTTTCACGGTATCTTTGTTTTTTCAACAATAG
- a CDS encoding FtsX-like permease family protein — translation MFSKLVARNSKRNRKDNLLYFSSMIISIVAFYIVLSLSNQDVMTFLKKMESDAVARLMSIIPVFYLTSLFILFFLVYFAGSIQIERRKHEFGVYLTLGMKRSRLFVMLLLEELRNSFIALAIGLPVAVLLSELISLVTAKVVGLGIIGHQFSFSFIAVIFTVIGFLLVKVLSCIFLSFKVTGKEIGELLTDSPSGIKKQLPKIIYIASMILGILMLIKAYKLGISGDAWLNIKMMGVTLLLGGLGTILLFFGLRTVIGFLAGTGNRNKKKLHAFNFRQIQELVIRRSTTVAICSLLIFSALCLFGAGIAFSTDRSENAHILDYTFSSEDWEKELDAKQVESLLQNGGIASKFSSLLEIRVGAPIETNALSLDNLIEQIEKADSTEAQDTLLHNLASRKDSYFISLSGYNELRKVANLEPLALQDDEAVLYMGKDFLLEEALLNSIIKTEPSIQQSGNSLTLVGQVESLPIVTDRAITLAFALIVPDQVFDSYTGGDYSNYVSAVLDPDFVQEKGLMQAIMEINSSLDPMPIHYESYLQNMGRQLFYTVAASYLTIYLAIIFLVVANTAIGVQFLMGQRKTHKRYHTLVHLGATYQTLCKSARKQVNWYFGLPIAIALINSIFGVMTLFAALLPSSGLKANLGLQLLIAGVAIFVLAIIEYIYMTLVKKSSDRFLWTLMKPKRIE, via the coding sequence ATGTTTTCTAAATTAGTGGCCAGAAACAGTAAAAGAAATCGAAAAGACAACTTGCTATATTTCAGCTCCATGATTATTTCAATCGTTGCCTTTTATATTGTCCTTTCCTTGTCAAATCAGGATGTGATGACCTTCCTGAAGAAAATGGAAAGCGATGCGGTCGCTCGCTTGATGAGCATTATTCCTGTTTTCTATCTGACGAGTCTGTTTATTTTATTCTTCTTGGTCTATTTTGCAGGCAGCATTCAGATCGAGCGAAGAAAACACGAATTCGGCGTATATTTAACATTGGGTATGAAACGAAGTCGATTGTTTGTCATGCTTTTGTTGGAAGAATTGCGTAATAGCTTTATTGCCCTTGCGATTGGCCTTCCTGTTGCCGTACTGCTGTCTGAATTGATCAGCCTTGTAACGGCAAAAGTCGTCGGCCTGGGAATCATTGGGCATCAATTTTCTTTCTCTTTTATCGCTGTTATTTTCACGGTTATTGGTTTCCTTTTGGTAAAAGTGCTCTCCTGTATCTTTTTAAGTTTCAAGGTGACGGGTAAAGAAATTGGAGAGCTTTTGACGGATTCTCCATCCGGAATCAAAAAGCAACTTCCTAAAATCATCTATATTGCATCGATGATCTTAGGTATCCTGATGCTGATCAAAGCTTATAAGCTCGGCATCAGCGGTGATGCTTGGCTTAATATAAAAATGATGGGAGTGACCCTATTATTAGGCGGTCTTGGCACCATCCTCCTGTTTTTTGGCTTAAGAACCGTTATTGGATTTTTAGCCGGCACAGGAAATCGAAATAAGAAAAAACTCCATGCCTTTAATTTTAGACAAATTCAGGAATTAGTCATTCGCCGTTCTACGACGGTAGCTATTTGTTCTCTTTTAATATTTTCAGCCCTTTGCTTATTTGGAGCAGGGATTGCCTTTTCAACAGATCGGTCAGAAAATGCGCATATTTTAGATTACACATTTAGTAGTGAGGATTGGGAAAAAGAACTTGACGCAAAACAGGTGGAGAGCCTACTCCAAAACGGAGGGATTGCTTCCAAATTTTCAAGCCTGCTGGAAATAAGGGTGGGGGCTCCAATAGAAACAAACGCTTTATCCCTTGACAATCTAATCGAGCAAATCGAAAAGGCGGATTCAACGGAAGCTCAAGATACCCTGCTGCACAATTTAGCGAGTAGAAAGGATAGCTATTTCATTTCCTTAAGCGGCTATAATGAGCTAAGGAAAGTCGCCAATCTTGAGCCACTTGCTTTGCAAGATGATGAAGCGGTTTTGTATATGGGCAAGGACTTCTTGCTTGAAGAAGCACTTTTGAACTCCATTATCAAAACAGAACCTAGCATTCAGCAGTCGGGGAACTCGCTGACCCTGGTCGGACAAGTTGAATCCTTACCTATTGTCACAGATCGTGCGATTACCTTGGCCTTTGCTTTGATCGTACCTGACCAGGTTTTCGATTCATACACAGGGGGGGACTATTCAAATTATGTCAGTGCTGTGTTGGATCCTGATTTTGTTCAGGAAAAAGGCTTAATGCAAGCGATCATGGAGATCAATAGTTCTTTAGACCCAATGCCCATCCATTATGAAAGCTATCTACAAAATATGGGCAGACAATTGTTTTATACAGTAGCGGCAAGCTATTTGACGATTTATTTAGCCATTATTTTTCTTGTTGTAGCTAATACAGCCATCGGCGTTCAATTTTTGATGGGGCAACGAAAAACACACAAGCGTTATCATACTCTGGTTCATCTGGGAGCGACCTATCAGACCTTGTGCAAGTCTGCAAGAAAGCAAGTCAACTGGTACTTTGGTTTACCAATCGCTATAGCCTTAATCAACAGCATTTTTGGTGTTATGACTTTGTTTGCCGCTTTATTGCCGTCATCCGGCTTGAAAGCAAATCTTGGATTGCAGTTGCTGATTGCCGGTGTTGCCATTTTTGTCTTAGCCATTATCGAATACATCTATATGACCTTAGTTAAAAAGAGTAGCGATCGCTTTCTCTGGACATTGATGAAACCGAAAAGAATCGAATAA
- a CDS encoding recombinase family protein, producing MCPDGKIDLIITKSVSRFARNTVDTLTTVRKLKEKNIEVWFEKENIQTLDSKGELLITIMSSLAQEESRSISENCTWGQRKRFADGKVTVPFSRFLGYDRGEDGNLVVNLEEAKTIKLLYGLFLEGRSCYGVAKELTARGMKTPGGKDKWSARSVKSILTNEKYKGDALLQKSFTVDFLTKKKKVNEGEIPQYYVKNNHEAIIEPETWDFVQTLLEHDYRKSKNNVTIFSGKIKCEDCGDWYCSKVWHSNSKYKRTIWQCNSKFKEKCQTPHFTEDEIKDAFMKAVGILIKDREQIRANFQAIEDIAYSTSDLETKRDKLYAEIESISNLMEQAIQNNARMVLDQEKYNQKFDEMAERFNSVKKKYDIINEKIEDKKTRHIQAGRFIKTLLSEDETATFSPLLWQSLLDYATVSRDGKLTFIFRNGMEI from the coding sequence TTGTGTCCAGATGGAAAGATTGACCTCATCATCACAAAATCGGTCAGCCGCTTTGCAAGAAATACAGTCGATACTTTAACGACCGTGAGGAAGCTCAAGGAGAAAAACATCGAAGTCTGGTTCGAAAAAGAAAACATTCAAACACTGGATTCCAAAGGCGAACTGCTCATTACCATCATGTCCTCGCTCGCTCAAGAAGAATCCCGATCTATTTCTGAAAATTGCACCTGGGGACAAAGAAAGCGGTTTGCTGACGGAAAAGTCACCGTGCCGTTTAGTCGTTTCTTAGGCTATGACCGAGGAGAGGACGGCAATCTGGTCGTCAATCTCGAAGAAGCCAAGACCATAAAGCTTCTGTACGGACTATTTCTTGAGGGACGATCCTGCTACGGTGTCGCCAAGGAACTGACGGCTCGAGGAATGAAAACGCCCGGCGGCAAAGACAAGTGGAGTGCCAGAAGCGTTAAGTCAATCCTTACTAATGAGAAATACAAAGGTGACGCGCTCTTGCAAAAATCGTTCACCGTTGATTTTTTGACCAAGAAGAAAAAAGTTAACGAAGGTGAAATCCCGCAATACTATGTGAAGAATAATCATGAAGCGATTATCGAGCCGGAGACTTGGGACTTTGTGCAAACCCTACTTGAACATGATTATCGGAAATCAAAAAACAACGTCACTATCTTCTCGGGGAAGATAAAATGTGAAGACTGTGGAGATTGGTACTGCTCGAAAGTCTGGCACTCCAACAGCAAGTATAAACGGACCATCTGGCAGTGCAACAGCAAGTTTAAAGAGAAATGCCAAACTCCGCACTTTACAGAGGATGAAATAAAGGATGCTTTTATGAAGGCCGTGGGCATTCTGATTAAAGACCGTGAGCAGATAAGGGCAAACTTTCAGGCTATTGAGGACATCGCATATAGTACCAGCGATCTGGAAACTAAACGAGATAAGCTCTATGCAGAGATAGAATCCATATCAAATCTCATGGAACAGGCCATTCAAAATAACGCCAGGATGGTCTTAGACCAGGAAAAGTATAATCAGAAATTTGATGAAATGGCTGAGCGTTTTAACAGTGTGAAGAAAAAATACGATATCATCAATGAGAAAATTGAAGACAAGAAAACCCGGCATATCCAGGCTGGGAGATTTATAAAAACTCTACTGTCCGAAGACGAGACGGCAACTTTCAGCCCGCTTCTCTGGCAAAGTCTGCTTGATTATGCCACTGTCTCAAGAGACGGAAAGCTAACCTTTATATTCAGAAATGGGATGGAAATTTAG
- a CDS encoding helix-turn-helix transcriptional regulator: MTQARLAKEIETSVSYVNRVIRSKETIVNNTLVKMMEALGYDIKLRYVRREEELWHKANIISITY; this comes from the coding sequence ATCACCCAGGCAAGGCTAGCAAAGGAAATTGAAACATCCGTTTCCTATGTAAACCGGGTGATCCGCAGCAAGGAAACCATCGTCAACAACACGCTTGTCAAAATGATGGAAGCTCTGGGGTATGATATAAAGCTTCGGTATGTGAGACGGGAGGAAGAGTTATGGCATAAAGCAAATATTATCTCGATTACATATTAG
- a CDS encoding response regulator transcription factor, giving the protein MKRILVIEDEELIREELVIMLEKAEYQVEKITDFHHVTEQIINLSPDLIVLDLNLPNESGFQICRRMKNKSSFPILVLTSRDQLKDEIQALKLGADEYLTKPFRKERLLARIKNLLRRYEGRANLLERNNFLLDRNTYTLYIDGNSVVLPQNQGKLLEALLIADSTIVTKEELGMALWGTTEFIDENALQVNMTRLRKVMKEVGMVQQIETVRGMGYRLIGEDGNSDQDNSEKDDSGAFDETIF; this is encoded by the coding sequence TTGAAGCGAATCTTAGTGATTGAGGATGAGGAGTTGATAAGAGAAGAACTGGTTATTATGCTGGAAAAAGCAGAATATCAAGTAGAGAAGATTACAGATTTTCATCATGTGACAGAGCAAATTATAAATTTGTCACCGGATTTGATTGTATTGGATTTGAATCTTCCCAATGAGAGTGGCTTTCAGATTTGTAGGCGTATGAAAAATAAAAGCTCTTTTCCTATCCTGGTTCTTACTTCCCGCGATCAATTAAAGGATGAAATTCAAGCTTTAAAATTAGGTGCCGATGAATATTTGACAAAACCTTTCCGGAAAGAACGGCTTTTGGCACGCATTAAAAACCTATTGAGAAGATATGAAGGCAGAGCAAACCTTCTGGAGCGCAATAACTTTTTACTGGACAGGAACACCTACACTCTGTATATCGATGGAAACTCTGTCGTGCTGCCACAAAATCAAGGCAAGTTATTAGAAGCCCTTCTAATTGCCGATTCAACTATTGTGACCAAAGAAGAGTTAGGTATGGCACTGTGGGGCACAACGGAGTTTATTGACGAAAATGCCTTGCAAGTCAACATGACAAGGTTAAGAAAAGTGATGAAAGAAGTAGGTATGGTTCAGCAAATAGAAACAGTGAGAGGTATGGGTTACAGACTGATTGGCGAAGATGGCAACTCAGACCAAGACAACAGTGAAAAAGACGATAGTGGTGCTTTCGATGAAACGATATTTTAA